A section of the Phaseolus vulgaris cultivar G19833 chromosome 8, P. vulgaris v2.0, whole genome shotgun sequence genome encodes:
- the LOC137823553 gene encoding phospholipase A(1) DAD1, chloroplastic-like: protein MRLTIRTPHSLPSTQTKTFPKPRCTITTTQPPKLYNDMRQATLRLEKMIDLKEMIDFNAPSMQSSKLAERWKEYHGMSNWDGLLDPLDDNLRAEILRYGHFVETAYKSFEFDPSSPNYANSRFHKKTLFERCGLPNSGYKVTKYLRATSGIQLPSWVDKAPTWVGKQSSYVGYVAVCHDREVIKRLGRRDIVVAYRGTTTCLEWLENFRAALTNLHISCKTKRAFENSEVMEGSGAMVESGFLSLYTSSCSANTSSLQEMVKREISRIVRIYGGEQLSLTVTGHSLGAALSTLTAYDMKTVFPRLPVTVISFGGPRVGDRRFRRQLERQGTKVLRIVNSDDVITKVPGFVFDDEVASGGRVGVAGFPRWVQKRVEEAQWVYAEVGKELRLSSRDSPYLGNTNVATCHELNTYLHLVDGFVSSTCPFRASAKRFLRR from the coding sequence ATGAGGCTTACAATAAGAACACCACACTCCCTCCCTTCAACCCAAACCAAAACCTTCCCAAAACCGAGATGCACAATAACAACAACCCAACCACCCAAACTCTATAATGACATGCGACAAGCCACATTACGTTTAGAGAAAATGATAGACTTAAAAGAAATGATAGACTTCAATGCTCCCTCCATGCAATCATCAAAACTAGCGGAAAGGTGGAAGGAGTACCATGGCATGAGCAATTGGGATGGTTTGCTAGACCCATTAGACGACAACTTACGAGCTGAAATCCTACGGTACGGTCATTTTGTGGAAACAGCGTACAAATCATTCGAGTTTGATCCATCTTCCCCCAACTACGCAAACTCTAGGTTCCATAAAAAAACTCTTTTCGAAAGATGTGGTTTACCTAACTCGGGTTACAAAGTGACCAAGTACCTACGTGCCACCTCAGGCATTCAGTTACCTAGTTGGGTTGACAAAGCACCAACATGGGTAGGAAAACAATCGAGCTATGTTGGATATGTAGCTGTGTGTCACGACAGAGAAGTGATAAAAAGGCTTGGTCGACGGGATATTGTAGTGGCGTACAGAGGAACTACCACATGCTTGGAATGGTTGGAGAATTTTCGTGCCGCGCTCACCAACCTCCATATCTCATGCAAGACCAAAAGAGCCTTTGAAAATAGTGAGGTGATGGAGGGAAGTGGGGCCATGGTGGAAAGTGGATTCCTGAGTCTATACACCTCGTCATGTTCTGCAAACACCTCGTCGCTGCAAGAAATGGTGAAGCGCGAGATTTCAAGGATCGTCCGAATCTATGGCGGGGAGCAGCTGAGTTTGACCGTTACCGGCCACAGCCTGGGAGCGGCATTGTCCACGCTCACAGCCTATGACATGAAAACCGTGTTTCCTAGACTGCCGGTGACGGTCATCTCTTTTGGCGGGCCCCGCGTCGGCGACAGGAGGTTCCGGCGACAGCTGGAGAGGCAAGGGACGAAAGTTTTGCGGATAGTGAACTCTGACGATGTCATCACGAAGGTTCCTGGGTTTGTGTTTGATGATGAGGTGGCGAGCGGTGGAAGGGTCGGCGTGGCGGGGTTTCCGAGGTGGGTGCAGAAGAGGGTGGAGGAGGCACAATGGGTGTACGCTGAGGTTGGGAAGGAACTGCGGTTAAGTAGCAGAGATTCTCCGTACTTAGGAAACACGAACGTTGCAACATGTCACGAGCTCAACACCTACTTGCACCTTGTTGATGGCTTTGTCAGCTCCACCTGTCCCTTTAGAGCCTCCGCTAAGAGGTTTCTCCGACGCTGA